GTACGATGGAGAATATTATGACGATGAGAGTTGGTGCTGCATCCTCAATAATACTCATTTATATGGTAAAGATACATTTCACTTGAAACACATCATGTACACTTCATATTAAGAGCAATGCAATCCTCCAGTTTGCCCAAACCTTAAAAAAgcaatacttaaataaaataaaaattcaattaaaacaaaataattatttaataattacaacacagataaaagaattttcctaatcaacaataattttttaattcatattatccCAAAAATCTCAACTACTTCAAAAAGGATGTTCCAAAGAAAAAGCCATTTGTCTTGCAAATATCTAATGCAGTGATTGTAACCTTTAATTCCAAACTCCATTAATTTTGCTAATAACATTTTGGAAGTAATATTTTTGCCACACATGTGTTTGTCCCCTTGTGTTATATTGAATGTTTGATATGTTTTGTTTGACGTAACCATAAAAGCAACAGTTTGAATTTATACATAACTAAACAAGGGACTGTCATGATAGAAGTCTGAAATTTTTGATTTACATAATCTTTATAACCAATACCAAAATATATATCTAATGTacttgcttttttttttttttgtattaataacattattaatgttcttttttaaatgtatttccccCATTTCCCTTCCTTCCCCTTCCCCCCCACCTACCATCCTTTCCTTCCCCCCCAATTCCTTCCTCCTTCCTTTCCTTCCCTCCTTTCCTTCCCCCCCCTTCTCCTCCTTTCCTTCCTTTCCCCCTCCTTCCTCCTTCCTTCCCCTCCTTCCCCTTTCCTCCTTCCCTCCCATTCCCCCCCTCCCTTTCCTCCCTTCCCCCTTGTCCTTTCCCTCCCTTTCCTTCCTCCACCTTCCCTATCCTTCCTCCCTCCATATCTCCTTCCTCCTTCCCTTCCTCCTTTCCCCCCTCCCTTCTTCCTTCCTTTCCCCCTTCCTTTCCTTCCTTCCTCCTACCTTCCTTTCCTTCCATCCTTCCCTTCTAAAAACTAAGactgtaaaattaaattgtttgaaaacaatcTTTTACATTCAATTAACAATgaatccttttttttttaaaaaaaatctttaaaaaaaaaaaaaacaattctttttttttttccccccaaaaaaattttccctttccTTTTTTTTCCTTTCCCTCCCCccccttttctttttttcccctttttctttcttctttctgtttCCTTTTTCCTCCCTCCTATTcttaacccttt
The nucleotide sequence above comes from Homalodisca vitripennis isolate AUS2020 unplaced genomic scaffold, UT_GWSS_2.1 ScUCBcl_5287;HRSCAF=11946, whole genome shotgun sequence. Encoded proteins:
- the LOC124373309 gene encoding heavy metal-associated isoprenylated plant protein 34-like, translated to MEGKEGRRKEGKEGGKEGRREGGKEEGKEEGDMEGGRIGKVEEGKGGKGQGGREEREGGNGREGGKGKEGKEGGRRGKGRKGGEGGGRKGGKERKEEGIGGEGKDEIDEEGGSGY